In Podarcis muralis chromosome 14, rPodMur119.hap1.1, whole genome shotgun sequence, one genomic interval encodes:
- the LOC114583958 gene encoding cytochrome P450 2W1-like — translation MPLLNFLLSSPVCICLLCLVFFLASLYFPRSFGKPNFKFPPGPTPLPIIGNLHLLDMKRQDKSILKLAEKYGPVFTLHFGFQKVVVLTGYEAVRDALVTFTEDFVDRPPIPIFEEIQRGNGVFFSTGELWRTTRRFTMASMRNLGVGKKLLEQQINEELGFLVEDIKSFEGEPFVLRTFNTAPTNITFALLFGERFDYKDPVFTTLLRLIDEVMCLLGSPFLHLFNFYPFLGFLFNAHKILLKRIEDVRIIIREYIKTSKQDINANSLKSYTDALVFKQREDTTKRENLFNDDNLIASILDLVMAGTETTATTLQWAILLMMKYPKIQKKVQEEIVRVVKPGHWATYDDRKDMPYTNAVIHEVQRFITLLPHVPRSTSVDTHFRGYFLPKGTMVIPSLTSVLLDPSHWETPHEFNPNHFLDADGKFVKKEAFMPFSLGRRNCIGESLAKMELFLFFTGLLQKFTFQPPPGLTETDLDLTVPQTTFTLRPQPQLTCAIPQE, via the exons atgcctctGTTAAatttcctcctctcttctcctgtgTGCATCTGTCTGCTGTGCCTGGTCTTCTTCTTGGCATCGCTCTATTTTCCAAGGAGCTTCggaaaaccgaattttaaattccCGCCTGGTCCGACGCCTCTCCCAATCATTGGCAACCTACATCTGCTGGATATGAAAAGGCAGGACAAATCCATATTGAAG CTTGCTGAGAAATATGGCCCGGTGTTCACCCTCCATTTTGGATTCCAAAAAGTAGTAGTGCTGACTGGCTACGAAGCTGTAAGAGATGCCCTTGTGACCTTTACGGAGGACTTTGTGGACAGGCCGCCAATCCCAATATTTGAAGAGATTCAGCGTGGAAATG GGGTGTTTTTTTCCACCGGAGAGCTGTGGAGGACTACCCGAAGATTCACCATGGCCAGCATGCGCAATCTTGGCGTGGGGAAGAAGCTCCTAGAGCAGCAGATTAATGAAGAACTTGGTTTCCTTGTAGAGGACATTAAATCCTTTGAAG GTGAACCTTTCGTTCTCAGAACCTTTAACACTGCCCCAACCAACATTACTTTCGCTCTGCTGTTTGGAGAGAGGTTCGACTACAAAGATCCAGTATTCACCACTCTGCTAAGACTCATAGACGAAGTGATGTGCCTTCTTGGATCTCCATTCTTGCAC CTGTTTAATTTCTACCCGTTCCTTGGATTTCTTTTCAACGCTCACAAAATTCTACTGAAGAGGATCGAAGACGTCCGTATCATTATAAGGGAATACATCAAGACAAGCAAGCAAGACATCAACGCCAACAGCCTCAAAAGCTACACAGATGCATTGGTCTTCAAGCAACGAGAG GATACGACTAAGCGAGAGAACCTTTTTAATGATGACAACCTCATCGCTTCGATCCTGGATCTTGTCATGGCTGGAACAGAGACCACGGCAACGACATTGCAATGGGCCATTCTGCTGATGATGAAGTACCCAAAGATTCAAA AAAAGGTTCAAGAGGAGATTGTGCGGGTTGTGAAACCAGGCCACTGGGCCACATACGATGACCGGAAAGACATGCCCTATACCAATGCAGTGATCCACGAGGTGCAGAGATTCATCACGCTGTTGCCGCATGTCCCACGCAGCACATCAGTTGACACGCATTTCAGGGGCTACTTTCTCCCAAAG GGAACGATGGTGATTCCTTCGCTCACTTCAGTGCTTCTGGATCCAAGTCATTGGGAGACCCCTCACGAGTTCAACCCTAACCACTTCCTTGACGCCGATGGGAAGTTTGTCAAGAAAGAAGCCTTCATGCCTTTCTCCTTAG GGCGCCGAAATTGCATCGGCGAAAGCTTGGCCAAGATGGAACTTTTCTTGTTCTTCACGGGACTGCTGCAGAAATTCACTTTTCAGCCGCCACCAGGGCTTACGGAAACTGACTTGGACTTGACCGTTCCTCAGACGACCTTCACTTTGAGGCCGCAACCTCAGCTGACTTGCGCCATTCCCCAGGAGTGA